The region GTGGTCTGGATTTAGGTCTTCACTATTTTGCGAAAATCTTATCAGGCACCGTGCCTAAAAGTGATTTGATGAGCCAGTGTATTGAGCTCACGAAAAAACAGTCAAGTCGTGAATACATGTATCAATCAAAGCTAGGCGTAACTCTGAACTCATCGGAAAACAACAATTTCGATTATCGCTTATTCCTGTCTAACGGGAACTATTTCAGTAAGCAAACGGATTCCTTGACCCTGAATAAGGACAATTGGGGCACAGGAACAGCAGAGCTGGTTTCTGATGACTACAATGACGCTGTCGTTAAGGTGCGCGTCGACATCGGTGATAAATGGGTTGAGGCTCAGATGCCGCGAGATGCGACATTGAAATTAAAAGTTCAAGTCGGCTCCTCAACATATTACAACAGCCTCAAATCTGCGGTTTCGGCGAAAGAGTATGCACGCACTAGTGCCGTTGCCAAATATGATAAATTAGAGGATGACCTTGAAGCGGCACGCGCAAGTCTAGCGTCTTGGGAAACAAAGCTTGCCTCTGAGGAAGCAAAACCTGAGAAAAAAGCAAGTTCAGGTGGCGGAACAACCGCACCTTCCACGACTTCCACTTCCACTTCGACGAGTGGTGCAAGTGCTCCATCTAGCACAACAGAAACGGAGATGGCATCTACCTCGACGGAGTCATCTAGCAGTTCCTCTTCTTCAAGCAGCACGACGGTGACTGAAACGTCACCGTCCACCGAAGGCTCCACTTCAAGTGGTACTTCCAGTGGCGCGACTTCTGGTGGCAAAGTGGAATACCAAGACCCAGCGAAGATTGCTTACTATGAAGATCAGATTGAAGAAACCAAGAAAACCATCACGAGCCTTAACACTCAGTTGGTAGATCAGCAGAAGGTTGTTGAAGACGCCAACTATCAAGTGAGCGTCGCAAAAAGTGCGGTTTCAAACTACGAGTACTTGGTAGCAAACCCTCCTTATATTGAGATTGAAACTGACAAAGTAAAATCTTATTGGGGTTTTACATCTTACGATAAATTGGACTTCCAAGTGCGCGTTAAAAATGCGGGAAGTTTGATTGGAAAAGATGGTACCAAGATCGCTCCTGTCGTCGGAGTTCAGGCTTACGACGGTACGTACTGGAGAAGTAATCCTATCGTGAATCCAGCCAATGCGAACCTTCTTGGCTATCTGAATTTTAAGTTTGATGGAACGACTTCGAACCTCAATCCTCCCAATGCGGTATCACGTACGCCTGCAAGTACGGCTGAAAGTTTAAATGAAGGTGGTACGGACTGGGCGAAACTTGCTGAGGACTGTGAAAATGCCCGTAATGCGCAATCGTCACAATCCTTCGGTGGTGCGGGTTGGAATACCAGCTTTGCTCCAAGCACAAGAACATCATGGAATTTTGCGGGTGGCGAAGAAGTGGGTAAAGACCCGGGCCTTCCAAGTCTTGAAATCGTGAATTCAACACGAAGTACAGCGACCTTCCAGGTCCGTTCTATCGTGGGTAAGTGTCTGATCGATGCAACATCTGACTTTGTCACAGGTTTCTTTGCTTGTGATGAATTGGAAATTGAAGCTCGCTCTAAACCTTTGCGCATCATTGGCACTTTCATCGTAGGAAAATTACGTTTACACCCGGATGCGATTCGTGCAGGGATCACGTGGAGTACTATCTATCATCCGCAATCGACCAAAGAATTGCGCGCTGCTAAAATTCTGAAGCCACTTTCCGGAGGAGGAGAAGAGGACTGTAATAGCAAGATTGTTGACCCGATTTGGCATCCAATCCCTTCGGTCCAAGGAGTCGCCGATCGTATGGCATGTAACACCATCAGTTTGAGAGCTAAAGCGGATCCGTTCCAGTGGACATCGGTTGATCCAGATTGTGGTCTGATTTCAGGTGCATCGAATACGACATGTAAACGTCGTCTGGTGCGTTTCTTCGTGGCAGAACAGTCCCGCGAAGGAGGCTTATAATGAAAACATTGAATAACAAAGGTCAGACACTAGTTGAAGCGATCGTGGGATTTGCACTATTGACTGTCGTAGGCACGGCTTTCGTAGGTGGTATGGCGCAGTTAAGAAAAACAACGGCGCAGACCGTGCAGCTTTCGTCATCGGATAAACAAATCAATGACATCGCGGAGAACATCAAGGCCGGCGTTGAAAACTATCAAGTGAACTTTGACTATGAGTCGGGAACATCTTCAGTGTTGGCTTTAGATAAATTGCCAATGGCGTGGGATACCGGACGCGTGGCTAAGCGCGAGGACTGTAAAGAGTGCGCAGGGACTTACGGATATACGATTCAACCTTATGAAGAATTCCGTGGTCTTTATAAAGTGACTCTACGCATGACTCACAAGTCATGGACAGAGCCATATAAAGATTACGTTTTCGTGGTGAGTGCAAAATGATGTTGATGAATAAAAAAGGCTTCACAGCCATAGAAGTTGCAATTGGTATTGGTGTGGTCGCAATCCTCACAACGGCCGTGCTTGCGACTCAGTTGATGGTCACTAAAGAGCAGGTGAAACTTCAAACCAAGCTTGAAGATTCCATTGATACGAATTTGGCCGAACGAGTGGTCTTCTCTGATTTGAATGCGGTCGAGCCGTCGTACAATAATCTGACGGTGAAAGACGATAGAGGTCTTCCATTCTTCGATTATTATCCGGATGTACCGGCAAACTTGTTGGGTAAAAAGGAAGATCTAGAAAGAAATATTACTTTGAAGCTGGGCGGCCGTACAGAAATGTTTATTCTGCTTCAAGACCTGAATGCGGGCGCGTTGATGAACTATGACCCGGTGGCGGCTTATGATATTGGAGCTATTCCGTCGGATTTCAACAAATCGGCAACGCTGTCTTTTTCCTCACTGAATAAAAGCAAATGGGTCGAAAAGCAAAGACCTGCCTTTTGGGTTCGTGGAAGAGCTTTGATGTTAGATACTCCAGCGCGTTTGCGTCCAATTAGAACGGATGGTTCTGTTG is a window of Bdellovibrio bacteriovorus DNA encoding:
- a CDS encoding type II secretion system protein, producing MMLMNKKGFTAIEVAIGIGVVAILTTAVLATQLMVTKEQVKLQTKLEDSIDTNLAERVVFSDLNAVEPSYNNLTVKDDRGLPFFDYYPDVPANLLGKKEDLERNITLKLGGRTEMFILLQDLNAGALMNYDPVAAYDIGAIPSDFNKSATLSFSSLNKSKWVEKQRPAFWVRGRALMLDTPARLRPIRTDGSVDMKVAPRSPIFIGYVDENSLKIDATIKGLVDLKEPEFGSTLDSVDKFLRAAPSIGGGQSIVRMRAVRLIRYFLQPQEDARYVGKPANLYKSVYEDGRWSEPFLMADAVAEFNLRRDSVLKRMIYFKVKKMDKKDPTKTAGL